A single region of the Prevotella sp. HUN102 genome encodes:
- a CDS encoding RagB/SusD family nutrient uptake outer membrane protein, whose translation MKTKNIFVLGLMTIGTIGLTGCSDSFLEVENPAADPIDQYYKTDAHIQEALVAAYDPLHWPDWGNGSYSPLNICSDIMADDVNPGGATASDMLNWQLMANYQADANNTLPSLWVDEYSGVKRSNDVIKYVDDALAAGNTDITEANANKYKAQARVLRAYYYTNLWKFWGNIPYFEVNLSGNYLGTQYKADEVYDMIIKDLEGAIALNALPMKAEGGQEGRVTKAMAYMLYTELAMYQNDASRYATALKYMQEIINSGSYELYGDFAALWDEANEWCSESIFEVNYNDDNHARGWSSPIAVGGTVLPRLMGPRGWTSGVAGVDLGWGFGTINTSTVALYTANDARLDGTCWNADAAATANGVQYEKAWGDTGYFLYKYLPRPANNKDAGWDVDLNFNNNYRIYRFSETLLNAAELLLRTNGSAATAAQYVNMVRKRAGVSELPTVTIDDILNERHLEFVGEGKRYWDLVRSGKAPQVLVANSAFNRTNGWTASKKYLPIPQGELSADPNLVQNNY comes from the coding sequence ATGAAAACTAAGAATATATTTGTATTGGGCTTAATGACAATCGGCACAATCGGCCTGACGGGATGCAGCGACAGTTTCCTCGAGGTTGAGAACCCCGCAGCAGACCCAATCGACCAGTATTACAAGACCGATGCTCACATTCAGGAAGCACTCGTTGCTGCTTACGACCCTCTGCACTGGCCAGACTGGGGCAACGGAAGCTATTCGCCATTGAATATATGCAGCGACATTATGGCTGACGACGTGAATCCGGGCGGTGCCACCGCATCGGATATGCTCAACTGGCAGTTGATGGCAAACTATCAGGCTGATGCCAACAACACACTGCCTTCACTCTGGGTGGACGAATACAGCGGCGTGAAGCGCAGCAACGACGTAATCAAATATGTTGATGACGCTCTTGCAGCAGGCAACACCGACATTACGGAAGCGAATGCAAACAAATACAAGGCTCAGGCTCGTGTATTGCGCGCATACTACTACACCAATCTCTGGAAGTTCTGGGGCAACATTCCTTACTTTGAAGTGAACCTGAGCGGCAACTATCTCGGCACTCAGTACAAGGCCGACGAGGTTTACGATATGATAATCAAGGACCTCGAAGGTGCCATCGCCCTGAACGCCCTGCCGATGAAGGCAGAAGGAGGTCAGGAAGGCCGTGTAACGAAGGCTATGGCATATATGCTCTACACAGAACTGGCAATGTATCAGAACGATGCAAGCCGATACGCAACAGCCCTGAAGTATATGCAGGAAATCATCAACAGCGGTTCTTACGAACTCTACGGCGATTTCGCGGCACTCTGGGACGAAGCCAACGAATGGTGTTCGGAAAGTATCTTTGAAGTGAACTACAACGACGACAACCACGCTCGCGGATGGAGCAGTCCTATCGCCGTAGGCGGCACGGTGCTTCCCCGACTGATGGGTCCCCGCGGATGGACTTCGGGCGTTGCAGGTGTGGATCTGGGCTGGGGATTCGGCACCATCAACACCAGTACGGTTGCCCTCTACACAGCCAACGACGCACGTCTCGACGGCACTTGCTGGAACGCTGACGCGGCGGCGACGGCCAACGGCGTTCAGTATGAGAAGGCTTGGGGCGACACCGGCTACTTCCTCTACAAGTATCTGCCACGCCCTGCCAACAACAAGGACGCAGGCTGGGACGTTGATTTGAACTTCAACAACAACTACCGCATCTACCGTTTCTCTGAAACGCTGCTCAACGCAGCCGAGCTGTTGCTCCGCACGAACGGAAGTGCCGCCACGGCCGCACAGTATGTGAATATGGTTCGCAAGCGTGCAGGCGTAAGCGAGCTGCCAACGGTAACGATAGACGACATCCTGAACGAGCGTCATCTCGAGTTTGTAGGCGAAGGCAAACGCTACTGGGACCTCGTCCGTTCCGGAAAAGCTCCTCAGGTGCTCGTTGCCAACTCGGCATTCAACCGTACAAACGGCTGGACTGCAAGCAAGAAGTACCTGCCTATCCCACAGGGAGAGCTGAGTGCAGACCCTAACTTGGTGCAGAACAATTATTAA
- a CDS encoding TonB-dependent receptor, giving the protein MKHFRYLMVLMALLVSSTVFAQKQNLSGKVIDVNGEPVIGATVMEKGTTNGAATDIDGMFTISVEPGATLTFSYVGYAAQELRASNNMVVTLKEDAQMLNDVVVIGYGTQKKSIVTASIAKVDASDLENKSVVRMDNALKGLAAGVNVTSSSGQPGAAARIRVRGTGTINNSDPLYIVDGMPIEGGLDFVNPNDIESIEVLKDAASGAIYGARAANGVILVTTKKGKQGRANINYNFSAGWQSAWKRRDVLNATDYAILQNEQYINSGQNALYADPYSLGKGTDWQDLVFNDGAPVVNHDLSVSGATEKLNYYLSLGYYTQEGIVGGNFDQSNYQRLSMRSNTNYNLFDDTDKRNWLNKLDLTVNLSYARIKSSGIDVNSQWGSVLGSSLALSPILTPTVSGAEALAQNQRYVYQTYGETGMVNNYYDPIYDRNGNILMIPGTAYNEINNPLAMMALPASKGWSHKFVSNFAAELNIWDALKYRFSYSADLSFWGSDSYTPQTYYRSANNLAQYTNTFAESDRGTVWQIENVLSYDKTIGKHHFAVVLGQSAFKNTGFGINGNRRGMINPDKPSINYSTGEYQTTYQVDGDGKYIPVYTKDAAGNYVPAGYQVTGAVVEHGVAGWINSPHTMSSLFFRGSYDYDERYMAQFTIRRDGSSRFGSNNKYGTFPSVSLGWNVMNEAFMENTREWLSNFKARFSWGKNGNDNIGDFRYTVLTATGNNYYFGTNSTLTLGSKANALPNPDLKWEESEQTNFGLDFGFFNNALTLSMDYFSKKTNGMLMTMNIPSYVGEAKPIGNVGDMENSGFEVELGYKWRVNDFRFNARANASYLHNELLEYGNEAGYADLDSFQGVGTITRAENGLPFPFFYGFKTDGIFQNMDEVRSYTNADGNMIQPNAVPGDVRFQDLNGDGAITNDDRTNIGNGTPKWTFGLNFGAEWKGFDFNMFWQGVAGVDVFDATHRTDIASSNYPSWMLQRWTGEGTSTRIPRLVNGDANNWQSSDLYIYDGSYLRLKNISFGYTLPQYLTQKFFVQRLRLFVMAENLITWTKYHGFDPEISSGGTSLGVDYGVYPQARTWTVGFNITL; this is encoded by the coding sequence ATGAAACACTTCAGGTATTTAATGGTGTTAATGGCTTTGCTTGTTTCCTCAACCGTCTTTGCCCAGAAGCAAAATCTCTCCGGCAAGGTGATTGACGTAAACGGCGAACCTGTTATTGGAGCAACCGTTATGGAAAAAGGTACCACGAATGGTGCCGCGACAGACATTGATGGTATGTTCACTATTTCAGTAGAACCGGGTGCTACGCTTACATTCTCTTATGTAGGCTATGCGGCTCAGGAACTTCGCGCGTCGAACAATATGGTTGTAACCTTGAAAGAGGATGCACAGATGTTGAACGACGTAGTTGTTATCGGTTACGGTACACAGAAGAAGAGCATCGTAACGGCTTCCATCGCCAAGGTGGACGCAAGCGACCTCGAGAACAAATCAGTAGTGCGTATGGACAATGCGCTGAAAGGTTTGGCTGCCGGCGTGAACGTAACTTCTTCATCTGGTCAGCCGGGTGCTGCTGCGCGCATTCGCGTGCGCGGTACGGGTACTATCAACAATTCAGACCCTCTCTACATCGTGGACGGTATGCCTATCGAGGGAGGTCTGGACTTCGTGAATCCTAACGATATCGAGAGTATCGAGGTATTAAAGGATGCCGCTTCGGGTGCAATCTATGGTGCGCGTGCTGCAAACGGCGTTATCCTCGTTACCACAAAGAAGGGAAAACAGGGTCGTGCGAACATCAACTACAACTTCTCTGCCGGTTGGCAGAGTGCTTGGAAGCGCCGCGACGTGCTGAACGCTACCGACTATGCTATTCTCCAGAACGAGCAGTACATAAACTCCGGTCAGAATGCACTCTACGCCGATCCTTATTCGCTCGGCAAGGGAACAGACTGGCAGGATCTCGTGTTCAACGACGGTGCTCCGGTCGTAAACCACGACTTGAGTGTAAGCGGTGCAACGGAGAAGCTGAACTATTATCTCTCTTTGGGCTACTATACACAGGAAGGTATCGTTGGCGGAAACTTCGATCAGTCAAACTATCAGCGTTTGTCTATGCGCAGCAACACCAATTACAATCTCTTCGACGACACGGATAAGCGCAACTGGTTGAACAAACTCGACCTTACCGTAAATCTCTCCTATGCACGCATCAAGAGTTCAGGCATCGATGTAAACTCTCAGTGGGGTTCCGTGCTCGGTTCTTCATTGGCACTCTCGCCAATCCTGACTCCAACAGTAAGTGGAGCAGAAGCTTTGGCGCAGAACCAGCGTTACGTTTATCAGACTTACGGCGAAACGGGTATGGTAAACAACTACTATGATCCGATATACGACCGTAACGGCAACATCCTGATGATTCCGGGTACTGCCTACAACGAAATCAACAACCCACTGGCGATGATGGCACTCCCTGCTTCAAAGGGTTGGAGCCACAAGTTCGTTTCCAATTTTGCAGCAGAACTCAACATCTGGGATGCTTTGAAGTATCGTTTCTCTTACAGTGCCGACCTGTCTTTCTGGGGAAGCGACAGCTATACGCCACAGACTTACTACCGTTCGGCCAACAATCTCGCACAGTACACCAACACATTCGCTGAAAGCGACCGTGGAACGGTATGGCAGATTGAGAACGTTCTTTCGTACGATAAGACTATCGGCAAGCATCACTTTGCAGTTGTACTCGGTCAGAGTGCTTTCAAGAACACCGGCTTCGGTATCAACGGCAACCGTCGTGGTATGATCAATCCTGACAAACCATCCATCAACTACTCAACCGGCGAATACCAGACTACTTATCAGGTAGACGGCGACGGCAAATACATTCCTGTATATACCAAGGATGCTGCCGGCAACTACGTTCCGGCAGGCTATCAGGTAACGGGTGCAGTGGTTGAGCACGGCGTGGCAGGCTGGATCAACAGCCCTCACACGATGTCTTCACTCTTCTTTCGCGGCAGTTACGACTACGACGAGCGTTATATGGCGCAGTTTACCATCCGTCGGGACGGCAGTTCACGCTTCGGCTCAAACAACAAGTATGGTACCTTCCCGTCAGTATCGTTGGGTTGGAATGTAATGAACGAAGCGTTTATGGAAAATACGCGTGAGTGGCTGAGCAATTTCAAGGCACGCTTCAGCTGGGGTAAGAACGGTAACGACAATATCGGCGATTTCCGCTATACAGTGCTCACAGCAACTGGAAACAACTACTATTTCGGCACGAACTCTACACTCACACTTGGCTCTAAGGCAAACGCACTTCCCAACCCAGACCTCAAGTGGGAGGAAAGCGAGCAGACCAACTTCGGTCTGGACTTCGGTTTCTTCAACAATGCCCTGACATTGAGTATGGACTACTTCTCAAAGAAGACCAACGGTATGCTGATGACGATGAACATTCCTTCTTACGTGGGTGAGGCAAAGCCTATCGGAAACGTGGGCGATATGGAAAACTCCGGCTTCGAGGTGGAATTGGGTTACAAGTGGCGCGTTAATGATTTCCGTTTCAACGCAAGGGCTAACGCATCTTACCTTCACAACGAATTGCTCGAATATGGTAACGAAGCAGGCTATGCAGACTTGGATTCATTCCAAGGCGTAGGTACTATCACACGTGCCGAGAATGGTCTTCCTTTCCCATTCTTCTATGGTTTCAAGACTGACGGTATCTTCCAGAATATGGACGAGGTTCGTTCCTACACAAATGCTGACGGCAATATGATTCAGCCAAACGCTGTTCCGGGCGACGTGCGCTTCCAAGATCTGAACGGCGACGGCGCCATCACGAACGACGACCGTACAAACATCGGTAACGGTACTCCGAAGTGGACTTTCGGTTTGAACTTCGGCGCAGAGTGGAAGGGCTTCGATTTCAATATGTTCTGGCAGGGCGTGGCAGGCGTAGACGTGTTCGATGCCACACACCGTACCGACATTGCCTCAAGCAACTATCCTTCCTGGATGCTTCAGCGTTGGACAGGCGAAGGCACATCAACCCGTATTCCACGCCTTGTAAACGGTGATGCCAACAACTGGCAAAGCTCAGACCTCTACATCTACGACGGTTCCTACCTCCGTTTGAAGAACATCTCTTTCGGCTATACGCTGCCACAGTATCTCACACAGAAGTTCTTTGTTCAGCGTCTGCGCCTCTTCGTGATGGCAGAAAACCTGATAACTTGGACAAAGTACCACGGTTTCGATCCTGAAATCTCTTCCGGCGGCACATCACTCGGTGTAGACTACGGTGTATATCCACAAGCCCGCACTTGGACTGTCGGATTCAACATTACCTTATAA